Part of the Paenibacillus sp. FSL R7-0273 genome is shown below.
GCCCATAATGACCGCGCCAATCTGTCCACACTCCTGTTCGATGCGTGGCAGCCTGCGGAACGGTACAACATGCCGGATACGCTCAAGGCGCAGCATACCGCTTTTTTGACAGCAGGCAATGTGCTGATGAGTGATCAGGGCAAGGTGCTTGCCTCTATCATTGAGGATTCGGTCGGCTGGCATGATCCTTTAGGCGGGTACTCAACCAGGCAGGCTACCGACGGAAAATACGGGCTGACCCGCTATCAGAACCAGCGGAATGAATGGTACCGCAGCGGTGAGGAAAATTTGATCGTCGAGCTCTACCGCAACCAATTGCTGGCGCGTGACTTGCTGCCGCCGGTTAACTTTTTCTCGAAGGTGATTTGTGAGCTTGACGGCTCTATGCACTATGTTCAGCAGCAGGCCGCCGGGCGGTCAGTGACGCTCCGTACAGAAAGTGATGTCCTGCTGGTATGCTCCAATACGCCTAACCCGCTGGACCCGGGCTCTGAATATCCGGATTCGTCCATCCTCGTTCAGGTAACAGATGCGGAAGCTGTTACGGAGGATGATGTCTGTGTTACACATTGTCCCGAGAACCGGAGAGCCTTTGAGAACACTTGGAATGTACATACCTTACTGAAAGGGGCGAATCTGTAATGACAACCTATTCTTTCGAACCGGCGTTAAGCGTACTTAATCCAGACGATGCTGTTTATAACAAGACGATTCCTGCAGGAGAAGGCTGGCTGCATGATCTGCTGCCGGGACAGATTTTAAGAATAGTGGATCTGGAGGGCAATCAGGCAGTGGATACCCTGTTTTATTCGGCAGATGAACCGGGCGACCATTACAGCGCAATCAGGACCATTTCCAGCCAGCAGAATCTGTACCTGACAACGGGCTCTGTCTTGCTGGCAGAATCGGGACGCGGGCTGTTGAAAATTACGGCAGATACCTGCGGCCGCCACGATACGATCGGAGGAGCCTGCTCTGCCCAGAGCAACACGGTACGTTATTCCCATGATACGCTGCCGATGCATAACTGCCGGGATACGTTCATGCTGATGCTGTCAGGCCGCCCGGAATACTCCAAGCGTGATCTTGCTCCTAACGTGAACTTCTTCATGAACGTGCCGGTTACCCCTGAGGGGGCGCTGACTTTTGCCGACGGTATTTCAGGCCCGGGACGTTATGTGGAGCTGACCGCCCTGGCTCCGGTTACGGTGCTCATCAGCAATTGTCCGCAGCTTAACAATCCGTGCAATGCCTATAATCCGACTCCGGCACAGGTGCTGATCTGGGATGGCAAAGGAGGGAATGACCATGTTTAAAAAGGTGCTGATTGCTAACCGCGGTGTCATTGCCGTACGCATCATCCGGACGCTCCGAAAAATGGGGATCGCTTCTGTAGCCGTCTATACGGAGACGGACCGCGACAGCCTGCATGTGGAGCAGGCAGATGAAGCCCTGCTTATTGGTGAAGGTCCGGCGAAAACGAGCTATCTTAATGCGGAGCTCATTCTTAGCAAAGCTCTGGAAGCCGGCGTGGATGCGATTCATCCCGGTTACGGCTTCCTCAGCGAAAATGTTGCTTTTGCCGAAGCGTGCAGTGAGAACGGGATTGCCTTTATTGGCCCTGACCCGGAGAACATCAGGCTGTTCGGCTTAAAGCATACGGCCAGAGCGATCGCAGAGCAGGCGGGTGTCCCGCTGCTTCCCGGAACCGGACTGATCAGCAATCTGGAGGAAGCTGTTATGAAGGCAGGGGAGATTGGTTACCCGGTTATGCTTAAGAGTACAGCCGGCGGGGGCGGAATAGGAATGCGGATCTGTTCCGGTGAAGAGGCATTAGTAGAAGCCTTTAATTCCGTGACCAGGCTTGCAGCGGCAAATTTCAATGACGGCGGTGTTTTCCTGGAAAAATATATCGCCCGTGCCCGTCATATCGAGGTGCAGATTTTCGGAGACGGGGCCGGTAATGCGGTCGCTCTCGGAGAGCGGGATTGCTCGGTCCAGCGCCGGAACCAGAAGATCATTGAGGAGACGCCTGCCCCGCTGCTGGCGGAGGAGACCCGCCGTTCGATGCATGAGAGTGCCAGGAAGCTGGCAGCAGAAGCGAATTACCGCAACGCCGGAACCGTAGAGTTTCTTTATGATTCCGCCACAGGCCAGTATTATTTCCTCGAGGTCAATACCCGGCTGCAGGTGGAGCATGGGATAACTGAAGAGGTATTCGGAGCTGACCTTGTGGAATGGATGGTGCTTGAGGCTTCCGGCGGGATTGGGCAGCTGCAGGAAAGAGTGAACAAGCCGCAGGGCCATAGCCTGCAGGTGCGGCTGTATGCGGAGGATTGCCATCATGATTTCAGGCCCAGTGACGGCCGGATCGACGGAGTTATATGGCCGGAAGGCACGCGGGTAGAGACCTGGATCCAGCCGGGACTGCAGGTAACAACCTTGTATGATCCGATGCTGGCGAAATTGATCGTACATGCGGATACCCGGGGCGAGGCCATTCAAGCGATGATTACCAGCCTGGAGCAGCTGCGTGTGTATGGGATTACTACCAATCAGGCGTATATTGCAGCCTTTCTCGGGACAGAAGATTTCTGCGCCGGCCGGGTCTTTACGAATATGCTGGGCGGCTATAGTCCTGCTGAACATGCAATAGAGGTTCTGGACGGCGGCGTTCAGACCACGGTGCAGGATTATCCCGGACGGACCGGCTACTGGGACATCGGGGTTCCTCCGTCCGGCCCGATGGATACGCTGGCGTTCCGGATGGGAAACCGGCTGCTCGGGAACAGTGAGCAGGCAGCCGGGCTTGAGATGACGCTCCGCGGCGGAAGCTACCGGTTCCGCGGAGACATCCGGTTCGTCCTGGCCGGGGCGGATATGGATGCCCGTCTGGACGACAGGCCGGTTGCGCCGTACACGCCGGTGCAAGCCTCAGCCGGAGCTGTACTGACACTCGGCGAGTCTGCACTCGGTATGCGCAGCTACCTGCTCGTCGCCGGCGGCTTCGATCTGCCGCTGACGCTCGGCAGCGCCTCGACCTTTACGCTGGGCGGCTTCGGAGGTTACGGCGGCGGAGCCCTGCGTCCGGGCTGCGTCCTCAGGGTTAACCCGGCCGCACCGCTGAACCGTCCGGTACCGGTGCGTCCGCTTCCTGAAGTGTCGCAGCCGGATATTTGCCGGGAATGGGCTATCGGTGTTATCCCAGGACCGCACTGCACGGAGGAGTATCTGCTGCCGGCCTACCTGGAGCAGCTGACCGGAACCGTCTGGGAGGTGCATTTCAACAGCTCCCGCACCGGAGTGCGGCTCATCGGACCGGCACCGCTCTGGGCCAGGGAGGACGGAGGGGACGCGGGGCTGCATCCCTCCAATATCCACGACAATGCTTATGCAATCGGGGCGCTGGATTTAACCGGCGATATGCCGATATTGCTCGGTCCCGACGGCCCGAGTCTGGGCGGCTTTGTCTGCCCGGTGACCACGGCTTCCGCGGAGCTATGGAAGATCGGCCAGCTGCGTCCGGGAGATAAAGTCTGCTTTAAGCTGATCACTGTTGAGGAGGCCGAGCAGCTTAGGCTGGCACAGGAGCTCTTTTTAAATGAAATCGGTGAAGAACATAGCGTGACAGAAGAGCTTAAGATTCCAGCACTGCCCGAACAGTCAAGCGGGCAATATATGCCGCTGCTTGCCTTTGAGGAACAGGGACGCCGCTTCAAAATCGCCATTCGCTGCTCCGGCGACGAGAATATCCTCGTAGAATACGGGGACCGCGAGCTGGATCTGCTGTACCGGTTCCAGGTCTACGTGCTGATGCAGGCCGTTAAGGACAATGGCAGAATTCCGTATATCGAGATGACACCGGGCATCCGCTCCCTGCAGATTCATCTGGACCGGACGAAGATTACAGTAAAGGAAGCAGCGGCAATTGTCCTCGATATCGACCTGAGTCTGCCGCCGCTGGATACGATCGAGGTGCCTTCGCGCAAAGTGAAGCTTCCTTTGTCCTGGGATGATCCGGCCACGCAGCTTGCCATTGAGCGCTACCAGCAGAACGTCAGACCGGATGCTCCCTGGTGTCCGAGCAATCTGGAATTCATCCGCCGGATGAACGGACTCGAATCCATCGACGAGGTCGCGGAGGTTGTGTTCAATGCTTCCTATCTTGTTATGGGCCTTGGAGATGTGTACCTGGGTGCGCCTGTAGCTGTCCCGCTTGATCCGCGTCATCGTCTGGTCACAACTAAATACAACCCCGCCCGCACATGGACTCCCGAGAACTCGGTCGGGATCGGCGGTGCTTACCTCTGTGTGTACGGCATGGAAGGGCCTGGCGGATATCAGTTCGTCGGCCGGACAGTGCAAATGTGGAACAAGTTCAGGGAGACCGCGAATTTTGAATCCGGCAAGCCATGGCTGCTGCGCTTCTTCGATCAGATTTCCTTCTATCCCGTGTCAGAGGCTGAGCTGCTGCAGATGAGGGAAGACTTCCCGCGCGGAGCCTATACAGTTCAAGTGGAAGAGACTACTTTTAATCTGGGCCAATATCTCGCCTGGCTTGATTCCTTTGAACAGGAAGCTGCGGAGTTCCGCAGCTCGCAGCAGTCTGCCTTCCAGCAGGAGCGGGAGCTGTGGAAGGAGCTGGGGATCGCCGAGCATCTGGCTGAAACGGAAGCAGCGGCTGGTCAGGCTGTTAATGTGCTTCCTGAAGGCAGCTCAGGTATTAACAGCCTGATGCCGGGAAGCGTGTGGAAGGTGATCGCCGGGCCGGGCCAGCGGGTGCAGAAGGGCGAGACTATTATAATAGAAGAAAGTATGAAAATGGAGTTCCCTCAGACGGCACCGTTCGCCGGTATTATTGCAAATGTGTTTGTATCACCGGGGGACCAGGTCCGGGCAGGCGACCTTATCGCGGCCATCTATCCGGAACAAGAGGAGGCGGCATCATGAGCGTAATGAATGTACCGTCAAAGCTAACCATCGGTGCTCTACAAAAGGGCTACCGGAACGGCCGGTTCACTTTATCAGAGGTGATGTCCGTAATCGTTGAGCGTTCGATAAGGGATAAGGATAAGGCCGTCTGGATTGTGCCGCCTGCGCTGGACCGGCTCGTGCCGTACCTGGAGCGCCTGCAGGAGATGGACCCGCAGCAATTCCCTCTATGGGGAATCCCCTTTGCCGTTAAGGATAATATTGAGGTCGCGGGCTGGCCGGTGACGGCCGGGTGCCCGGAGTATGCCTATGAGCCGGAGGGACACGCGGCTGTGGTAGAGCGGCTCGTTGCGGCAGGAGCCATCCCGGTGGGAAAAACCAATCTGGACCAGTTTGCTACAGGGCTCGTTGGCACGAGAAGCCCTTACGGAGCAACACATAATGCGCTCAGGCCCGAGCTGATCAGCGGCGGCTCCAGCTCAGGCTCGGCAGTGGCTGTTGCGCTTGGCCAGGCTGCGTTCGCACTCGGCACCGATACAGCCGGATCAGGCAGAGTTCCGGCCGCGTTGAACGGGCTGGTCGGCTATAAGCCGGCAGTCGGCGCCTGGCCTTCAGCGGGCGTAATCCCGGCCTGCCGCAGTCTGGATTGTGTTACCGTGTTTGCCCAAACGATAGAGGATGCAGAGGCCGTTGACCGGCAGGTGCGCGGACTCCTTCCGTCAGACCCTTATTCTGCTGATCGTCCGCTTGGGCGTGCGGTAACTCCTGAGATATGGCTTGTCCCGTCCGGGCCGCTGGAATTCTTTGGCCCATACGCAGCTGCTTATCAGCAAGCCTGGGAGCTTACGAAGCAAAATCTGCGGGACTCCGGGATGAACGTACAGGAAACGGATGTCAGTCTCCTGCAGGAAGCGGCAGCTCAACTGTATGAAGGACCATGGGTTGCAGAGCGGTGGGCAGATTTGGCGGATTTTATTGAAAGCCATCCGGGTGCTGCCCTGCCTGTCACGGAGAGCATTCTCCGGTCCGGTGCGAAGCCGGACTTTACCGCAGCTTCGCTGTTCCGCTCACAGCACCGGATTGCCGGGATCCGCAGACTGGTCCACGGCATGCTTAGAGGCGCTGTACTGGTGCTGCCGACAGCAGGCGGAACCTGGACACGCGGGCAGGTGACTGCCGATCCGGTTATAACCAACAGCAAGATGGGACTCTACACTAATCATTGCAACCTGCTTGATCTGAGCGCCGTTTCCGTTCCCGCAGGTGAGGCTGAGGAGAAGCTGCCTTTCGGCATTACTTTGTTTACAGTGCCTGAGGAAGAGGCGAATCTTGGAGCGGCGGCCCGTCTGTTCTCCAGCCAGCCGGATGACATCACAGTCGCGGTCTGCGGCCTTCATATGCGCGGCATGCCGCTGGAACGGCAAATGCTTGGCCTGGGAGCTGAGTTCCTGGAGGAAGCACAAACAGCCCCCATGTATCAGCTATATAAGCTCCCGACTACACCCGCCAAGCCCGGTCTTATCCGTGTGCCTCAAGCCGGAGCTTCGATTGAACTCGAGCTATGGAGCATGCCTGCAGCATCCTTTGGAGCATTCACAGCCATGATCCCGGCCCCGCTGGGCATCGGCAAAATTGAGCTGGCGGACGGGCGGCATGTATCCGGATTTCTGTGCGAAGCGTATGCCGTAGAGCATGCATCGAACATTACAGCAAGCGGAGGCTGGAGAGCGGCGGCAGCAGCCTCAAATGCTCAGGCTCTTTGCTGAACATATACGCATAGTTCCTAAGGTTGAGGCACACACTATCAGGGTGATTTACCAAAAAATGATTCGTGTACAGGATTAGGAGGCCCGGTGTGAATGTCCAAGAAAAAAAGCTACTATGCATTTGAGGATCCGCGCGGCACTACCATTGAATTT
Proteins encoded:
- a CDS encoding urea amidolyase associated protein UAAP2; translation: MTTYSFEPALSVLNPDDAVYNKTIPAGEGWLHDLLPGQILRIVDLEGNQAVDTLFYSADEPGDHYSAIRTISSQQNLYLTTGSVLLAESGRGLLKITADTCGRHDTIGGACSAQSNTVRYSHDTLPMHNCRDTFMLMLSGRPEYSKRDLAPNVNFFMNVPVTPEGALTFADGISGPGRYVELTALAPVTVLISNCPQLNNPCNAYNPTPAQVLIWDGKGGNDHV
- a CDS encoding allophanate hydrolase; translated protein: MSVMNVPSKLTIGALQKGYRNGRFTLSEVMSVIVERSIRDKDKAVWIVPPALDRLVPYLERLQEMDPQQFPLWGIPFAVKDNIEVAGWPVTAGCPEYAYEPEGHAAVVERLVAAGAIPVGKTNLDQFATGLVGTRSPYGATHNALRPELISGGSSSGSAVAVALGQAAFALGTDTAGSGRVPAALNGLVGYKPAVGAWPSAGVIPACRSLDCVTVFAQTIEDAEAVDRQVRGLLPSDPYSADRPLGRAVTPEIWLVPSGPLEFFGPYAAAYQQAWELTKQNLRDSGMNVQETDVSLLQEAAAQLYEGPWVAERWADLADFIESHPGAALPVTESILRSGAKPDFTAASLFRSQHRIAGIRRLVHGMLRGAVLVLPTAGGTWTRGQVTADPVITNSKMGLYTNHCNLLDLSAVSVPAGEAEEKLPFGITLFTVPEEEANLGAAARLFSSQPDDITVAVCGLHMRGMPLERQMLGLGAEFLEEAQTAPMYQLYKLPTTPAKPGLIRVPQAGASIELELWSMPAASFGAFTAMIPAPLGIGKIELADGRHVSGFLCEAYAVEHASNITASGGWRAAAAASNAQALC
- a CDS encoding urea amidolyase associated protein UAAP1, translating into MLTFTIQAGGKWSGRIARGKLITLTAHNDRANLSTLLFDAWQPAERYNMPDTLKAQHTAFLTAGNVLMSDQGKVLASIIEDSVGWHDPLGGYSTRQATDGKYGLTRYQNQRNEWYRSGEENLIVELYRNQLLARDLLPPVNFFSKVICELDGSMHYVQQQAAGRSVTLRTESDVLLVCSNTPNPLDPGSEYPDSSILVQVTDAEAVTEDDVCVTHCPENRRAFENTWNVHTLLKGANL
- the uca gene encoding urea carboxylase; the protein is MFKKVLIANRGVIAVRIIRTLRKMGIASVAVYTETDRDSLHVEQADEALLIGEGPAKTSYLNAELILSKALEAGVDAIHPGYGFLSENVAFAEACSENGIAFIGPDPENIRLFGLKHTARAIAEQAGVPLLPGTGLISNLEEAVMKAGEIGYPVMLKSTAGGGGIGMRICSGEEALVEAFNSVTRLAAANFNDGGVFLEKYIARARHIEVQIFGDGAGNAVALGERDCSVQRRNQKIIEETPAPLLAEETRRSMHESARKLAAEANYRNAGTVEFLYDSATGQYYFLEVNTRLQVEHGITEEVFGADLVEWMVLEASGGIGQLQERVNKPQGHSLQVRLYAEDCHHDFRPSDGRIDGVIWPEGTRVETWIQPGLQVTTLYDPMLAKLIVHADTRGEAIQAMITSLEQLRVYGITTNQAYIAAFLGTEDFCAGRVFTNMLGGYSPAEHAIEVLDGGVQTTVQDYPGRTGYWDIGVPPSGPMDTLAFRMGNRLLGNSEQAAGLEMTLRGGSYRFRGDIRFVLAGADMDARLDDRPVAPYTPVQASAGAVLTLGESALGMRSYLLVAGGFDLPLTLGSASTFTLGGFGGYGGGALRPGCVLRVNPAAPLNRPVPVRPLPEVSQPDICREWAIGVIPGPHCTEEYLLPAYLEQLTGTVWEVHFNSSRTGVRLIGPAPLWAREDGGDAGLHPSNIHDNAYAIGALDLTGDMPILLGPDGPSLGGFVCPVTTASAELWKIGQLRPGDKVCFKLITVEEAEQLRLAQELFLNEIGEEHSVTEELKIPALPEQSSGQYMPLLAFEEQGRRFKIAIRCSGDENILVEYGDRELDLLYRFQVYVLMQAVKDNGRIPYIEMTPGIRSLQIHLDRTKITVKEAAAIVLDIDLSLPPLDTIEVPSRKVKLPLSWDDPATQLAIERYQQNVRPDAPWCPSNLEFIRRMNGLESIDEVAEVVFNASYLVMGLGDVYLGAPVAVPLDPRHRLVTTKYNPARTWTPENSVGIGGAYLCVYGMEGPGGYQFVGRTVQMWNKFRETANFESGKPWLLRFFDQISFYPVSEAELLQMREDFPRGAYTVQVEETTFNLGQYLAWLDSFEQEAAEFRSSQQSAFQQERELWKELGIAEHLAETEAAAGQAVNVLPEGSSGINSLMPGSVWKVIAGPGQRVQKGETIIIEESMKMEFPQTAPFAGIIANVFVSPGDQVRAGDLIAAIYPEQEEAAS